From a region of the Sminthopsis crassicaudata isolate SCR6 chromosome 6, ASM4859323v1, whole genome shotgun sequence genome:
- the YIF1A gene encoding protein YIF1A, translating into MAYHSGYGAQGSKHRVRAAPEPPPLFDDTSGGYPAQPGPFPSQASDVAFNVNHLLGDPMANMAMAYGSSIATQGKDMVHKELHRFVSMNKLKHFFAVDTSYVARKLGLLVFPYTHQNWEVQYSRDVPLPPRQDLNAPDLYIPTMAFITYILLAGMALGIQKRFSPEVLGLCASTALVWVVIEVLALLLGLYLATVRSDLSTFHLLAYSGYKYVGMILSMLTGLLFGSDGYYVALAWTSAALMYFIVRSLRMTSVGTDGVGGPAPRQRLQLYLTLAEAAFQPMIIYWLTFHLVR; encoded by the exons ATGGCCTATCACTCGGGGTATGGGGCCCAAG GGTCCAAGCACCGGGTCAGGGCAGCCCCGGAGCCGCCTCCGCTCTTTGACGACACGAGTGGCGGGTACCCGGCTCAGCCCGGCCCTTTCCCGTCGCAGGCCTCGGACGTGGCCTTCAACGTCAACCACCTGCTCGGGGACCCCATGGCCAACATGGCCATGGCCTACGGCAGCTCCATCGCCACCCAGGGCAAGGACATGGTGCACAAGGAG CTCCACAGGTTTGTGTCCATGAACAAGCTCAAACACTTCTTTGCCGTGGACACGTCCTACGTGGCCAGGAAGCTGGGTCTGCTCGTCTTCCCCTACACACACCAG AACTGGGAAGTTCAGTACAGCCGGGATGTGCCCCTGCCCCCGCGGCAGGACCTCAATGCCCCTGACCTCTACATCCCCA CCATGGCGTTTATCACATACATCCTCCTGGCCGGGATGGCGCTGGGAATTCAAAAAAG GTTCTCGCCCGAGGTGCTCGGCCTGTGCGCCAGCACGGCCCTGGTGTGGGTTGTCATCGAGGTGCTGGCCCTGCTCCTCGGCCTCTACCTGGCCACGGTCCGCAGTGACCTGAGTACCTTCCACCTGCTCGCCTACAGCGGCTACAAATACGTGGG CATGATCCTCAGCATGCTCACAGGACTGCTATTCGGCAGCGATGGCTACTACGTGGCTCTGGCCTGGACCTCGGCCGCCCTCATGTATTTCATT GTACGCTCGCTGCGGATGACCTCAGTGGGCACCGATGGGGTGGGGGGTCCGGCCCCCCGGCAGCGCCTCCAGCTGTACCTGACCCTGGCCGAGGCTGCCTTCCAGCCAATGATCATCTACTGGCTGACCTTTCACCTAGTCCGGTGA
- the CNIH2 gene encoding protein cornichon homolog 2 isoform X2 translates to MAFTFAAFCYMLTLVLCASLIFFVIWHIIAFDELRTDFKNPIDQGNPARARERLKNIERICCLLRKLVVPEYSIHGLFCLMFLCAAEWVTLGLNIPLLFYHLWRYFHRPADGSEVMYDAVSIMNADILNYCQKESWCKLAFYLLSFFYYLYSMVYTLVSF, encoded by the exons ATGGCGTTCACCTTCGCCGCGTTCTGCTACATGCTGACGCTGGTGCTGTGCGCATCCCTCATCTTCTTTGTCATCTGGCAC ATCATCGCCTTTGACGAGCTGAGGACCGACTTCAAGAACCCCATAGATCAGGGCAACCCTGCCAGGGCA CGAGAGCGTTTGAAAAACATTGAGCGGATCTGCTGCCTCCTAAGGAAG CTCGTGGTCCCCGAGTATTCCATCCACGGCCTCTTCTGCCTGATGTTCCTGTGCGCCGCGGAGTGGGTGACGCTGGGGCTCAACATCCCCCTCCTCTTCTACCACCTATGGAG gtaCTTCCACCGCCCGGCGGACGGCTCCGAGGTCATGTACGACGCCGTGTCCATCATGAACGCGGACATCCTCAACTACTGTCAGAAGGAGTCCTGGTGCAAACTCGCCTTCTACCTGCTCTCCTTCTTCTATTACCTGTACAG TATGGTTTATACGTTGGTGAGTTTCTAA
- the RAB1B gene encoding ras-related protein Rab-1B translates to MNPEYDYLFKLLLIGDSGVGKSCLLLRFADDTYTESYISTIGVDFKIRTIELDGKTIKLQIWDTAGQERFRTITSSYYRGAHGIIVVYDVTDQESYANVKQWLEEINRYASENVNKLLVGNKSDLTTKKVVDNPTAKEFADSLGIPFLETSAKNATNVEQAFMTMAAEIKKRMGPGAASGGERPNLKIDSTPVKPASGGCC, encoded by the exons ATGAACCCCGAGTA TGATTACCTGTTCAAGCTGCTCTTGATCGGCGACTCAGGTGTGGGGAAGTCCTGCCTGCTCCTGCGCTTTGCT GATGACACGTACACCGAGAGCTACATCAGCACCATCGGGGTGGACTTCAAGATCCGGACCATTGAGCTGGACGGCAAAACCATCAAGCTGCAGATT TGGGACACAGCAGGTCAGGAGCGCTTCCGGACCATCACGTCCAGCTACTACCGGGGCGCCCACGGCATCATCGTGGTGTACGACGTCACCGACCAG GAATCCTACGCCAACGTCAAGCAGTGGCTGGAGGAGATCAACAGATATGCCAGCGAGAATGTCAACAAGCTGCTGGTGGGCAACAAGAGTGACCTCACCACCAAGAAGGTGGTGGACAACCCCACTGCCAAG GAGTTCGCTGACTCCCTGGGCATCCCCTTTCTGGAGACCAGTGCCAAGAATGCCACCAATGTGGAGCAGGCCTTCATGACCATGGCCGCAGAGATCAAGAAGCGCATGGGACCTGGGGCGGCCTCGGGGGGCGAGCGGCCCAACCTCAAGATCGACAGCACCCCGGTGAAGCCGGCCAGTGGAGGCTGCTGCTAG
- the CNIH2 gene encoding protein cornichon homolog 2 isoform X1, with product MAFTFAAFCYMLTLVLCASLIFFVIWHIIAFDELRTDFKNPIDQGNPARARERLKNIERICCLLRKPQEHRTARGPRVFHPRPLLPDVPVRRGVGDAGAQHPPPLLPPMEVLPPPGGRLRGHVRRRVHHERGHPQLLSEGVLVQTRLLPALLLLLPVQYGLYVGEFLKGEAGQGMNPENGPDACVPPLPRPSWTAEKSHSPPPVSQKPRLWGEARGAGAASAPAPPNCCYGMARPFTPAPPRFLAPCRARSWRRLPKSAGRPWRPKPPLGKPGSGGRGLWSSSALGITEGRDPGVLARA from the exons ATGGCGTTCACCTTCGCCGCGTTCTGCTACATGCTGACGCTGGTGCTGTGCGCATCCCTCATCTTCTTTGTCATCTGGCAC ATCATCGCCTTTGACGAGCTGAGGACCGACTTCAAGAACCCCATAGATCAGGGCAACCCTGCCAGGGCA CGAGAGCGTTTGAAAAACATTGAGCGGATCTGCTGCCTCCTAAGGAAG CCCCAGGAGCACAGAACAG CTCGTGGTCCCCGAGTATTCCATCCACGGCCTCTTCTGCCTGATGTTCCTGTGCGCCGCGGAGTGGGTGACGCTGGGGCTCAACATCCCCCTCCTCTTCTACCACCTATGGAG gtaCTTCCACCGCCCGGCGGACGGCTCCGAGGTCATGTACGACGCCGTGTCCATCATGAACGCGGACATCCTCAACTACTGTCAGAAGGAGTCCTGGTGCAAACTCGCCTTCTACCTGCTCTCCTTCTTCTATTACCTGTACAG TATGGTTTATACGTTGGTGAGTTTCTAAAGGGGGAAGCCGGCCAGGGAATGAACCCCGAGAACGGACCGGACGCCTGTGTACCCCCACTCCCGCGCCCCTCGTGGACAGCGGAGAAGAGCCACTCCCCGCCCCCCGTCTCTCAGAAGCCTAGGCTCTGGGGGGAGGCGAGGGGCGCCGGGGCCGCCTCAGCCCCTGCCCCCCCAAATTGCTGCTATGGGATGGCCCGCCCCTTTACCCCCGCCCCACCCCGTTTTCTCGCGCCGTGCCGGGCACGCTCGTGGCGGCGCCTCCCGAAATCAGCCGGCCGCCCCTGGAGACCCAAGCCCCCACTTGGAAAACCTGGCAGTGGGGGGAGGGGCCTTTGGTCCTCATCCGCCCTAGGGATAACCGAGGGACGGGACCCGGGGGTACTGGCGAGGGCCTGA
- the KLC2 gene encoding kinesin light chain 2, producing the protein MATLVMSREEKLSQDEIVLGTKAVIQGLETLRGEHRALLASLLENVAGTAGEAEPGTQERSGLLRRSLEAIELGLGEAQVILALSGHLGAVESEKQKLRAQVRRLVQENQWLREELAGTQQKLQRSEQAVVQLEEEKQHLLFMSQIRKLDEDPSPSEEKGDVSKDSLDDLFPNEDEQNPAQGPASGDAAAQHGGYEIPARLRTLHNLVIQYASQGRYEVAVPLCKQALEDLEKTSGHDHPDVATMLNILALVYRDQNKYKEAAHLLNDALAIREKTLGKDHPAVAATLNNLAVLYGKRGKYKEAEPLCKRALEIREKVLGKFHPDVAKQLNNLALLCQNQGKAEEVEYYYRRALEIYEARLGPDDPNVAKTKNNLASCYLKQGKYQDAETLYKEILTRAHEKEFGSVNGENKPIWMHAEEREESKDKRRDSTPYGEYGSWYKACKVDSPTVNTTLRSLGALYRRQGKMEAAHTLEDCASRSRKQGLDAASQTKVVELLKDGSGRGDRRSGREGAGGSTGSRAELEPEDSGPTAEWSGDGSGSLRRSGSFGKLRDALRRSSEMLVKKLQGVGPQEPPNPRMKRASSLNFLHKSTEEPTQSSNTNLSDSRMLSSSSLDLSRRSSLIG; encoded by the exons ATGGCCACCCTGGTGATGTCCCGGGAGGAGAAGCTGAGCCAGGATGAGATCGTGCTGGGCACCAAGGCCGTCATCCAGGGGCTGGAGACCCTCCGGGGCGAGCACCGGGCCCTGCTGGCCTCCCTGCTGGAGAACGTGGCCGGCACCGCCGGGGAGGCCGAGCCCGGAACCCAGGAGCGCTCGGGGCTCCTGCGCAGATCCCTGGAGGCCATCGAGCTGGGACTTGGGGAGGCCCAG GTGATCCTGGCGCTGTCGGGCCACCTCGGGGCCGTGGAGTCAGAGAAGCAGAAGCTGCGGGCTCAGGTGCGCCGCTTGGTGCAAGAGAACCAGTGGCTCCGGGAGGAGCTGGCCGGCACCCAGCAGAAGCTGCAGCGCAGCGAGCAGGCTGTGGTCCAGctggaggaggagaagcagcacCTGCTGTTCATGAGCCAGATCCGCAAGCTGGACGAGGACCCTTCTCCCAGT gaagagaagggggatgTTTCTAAGGATTCTCTGGATGACCTGTTCCCTAATGAGGATGAACAGAATCCag CTCAGGGCCCCGCGAGTGGAGACGCAGCCGCCCAGCACGGAGGCTATGAGATCCCGGCTCGGCTCCGCACCCTGCACAACCTGGTGATTCAGTACGCCTCCCAGGGGCGCTACGAGGTGGCGGTTCCCCTGTGTAAGCAGGCCCTGGAGgacctggaaaagacctcagGGCACGATCACCCTGATGTGGCCACCATGCTGAACATCTTGGCCCTTGTGTACCG GGatcagaataaatacaaagaagcGGCTCATCTGCTCAACGATGCTCTGGCCATCCGGGAGAAGACCCTGGGGAAGGACCATCCAGCT GTGGCGGCTACCTTGAACAACCTGGCAGTTCTGTATGGCAAAAGGGGCAAGTACAAGGAAGCAGAGCCCTTGTGTAAACGGGCCCTGGAGATCCGAGAAAAG GTGCTGGGCAAATTCCACCCGGATGTGGCCAAGCAGCTGAATAACCTGGCCCTGCTCTGTCAGAACCAGGGCAAGGCCGAAGAGGTGGAGTATTACTATCGGCGGGCTCTGGAGATCTATGAAGCTCGGCTGGGCCCTGACGACCCCAATGTGGCCAAGACCAAGAATAACTTG GCTTCCTGCTATCTGAAGCAGGGGAAATACCAAGATGCAGAAACCCTGTATAAAGAGATCTTGACTCGCGCCCACGAGAAGGAGTTTGGTTCAGTCAATG GAGAAAACAAGCCCATCTGGATGCATGCTGAAGAACGGGAGGAGAGCAAG GATAAGCGTCGGGACAGCACCCCCTATGGAGAATACGGCAGCTGGTACAAGGCTTGTAAAGTGGACAG CCCCACAGTGAACACTACACTGCGGAGCCTTGGGGCCCTCTACCGCCGACAAGGGAAGATGGAGGCAGCTCACACCCTGGAGGACTGTGCCAGCCGCAGCCGGAAACAG GGCCTGGATGCTGCGAGCCAGACCAAGGTGGTGGAGCTGCTGAAAGATGGCAGTGGGCGAGGGGATCGCCGCAGTGGCCGCGAGGGAGCTGGAGGCAGCACGGGGTCTCGGGCTGAGCTGGAGCCTGAGGATTCAGGGCCCACGGCTGAATGGTCTGGG GACGGGAGTGGTTCTCTCCGAAGAAGTGGCTCTTTTGGGAAACTCCGTGATGCCCTGAGGCGCAGCAGTGAGATGCTCGTGAAGAAGCTGCAGGGGGTCGGCCCCCAAGAGCCTCCAAACCCACG GATGAAGCGAGCCAGTTCCCTCAACTTCCTCCACAAGAGCACAGAAGAGCCCACCCAG TCCAGCAACACCAACCTGTCCGACAGCCGCATGCTCAGTTCCAGTTCTCTTGACCTCTCTCGACGGAGCTCTCTCATTGGCTAA